The Pecten maximus chromosome 10, xPecMax1.1, whole genome shotgun sequence region AATTCCATCAAACGAAAAACCTGAGCTGCAACGTTACCATCGGTACTCACTTCGATGTTATCTGCGGTCACGATGAGTCTTTCTGTAGCCGATAGTTTAACGATACATCGCAATCTTGATCCGGCTCGAACAGCTTTTGCTAAATCAAGCTTCGATCCTTCAATAGCAGATCCACTTGTACCAGTACCAAGAACAAGACGCCATTGTCTTGTGTCAACAAACCACTGAGCAGCCGTGGTCGATTTATCATACCCCGCCTTCAGGGAGGTACCACGATGGTAGAGGTCTGTAAATATATCTCCATTTGTCGATATTCTGACCAGTTTAGATATGACATTGCCTACATTCTGTTGAGTTTCTGTCGATGATACAACCTGGCTCAGTAGCTGAGCAGTGACAATACCGTTGTTAATGGCAATGTTATCTGCATTCATTGCATAACTGTCAAATACAATTCGAACCCTCCTGCCTTGGTTTATCATGTCCAGTAGTTCTTGTTTGGAACCAAGAGTTTCATCGCCATTCTTTCCGTGGGAAAAGCTATGAGTCCAACAATAGTCTGCAAACCAATTATTGTCGCATGTATTTGCAAACGATTGTGTCAAGATTGTACCAGCTCCGATGGACGGACGAGAAACTTCTTTGGAACCAAATGATGATTTCAATACCACAAACCAGTAGAAAGGACTTGTATACCATTGGCTAAAATCGGAGAGTCCCAGCAATGACCCAACTCTCCAAACAGTTTGAGACGCTATTCCACAACTATCGTCAGTAAGTTCAATGCGATCAGCAgaataaatataatttgatgttcCACTTCGGTTTTCCAACATTCTAATGCCCGCGCCCTCCTCTGCAGCCTTGAAAAGGTCATACAGGCTACCACAGGTCGAAGATCCGTTGGCATGGTTACAGTACACAGGGTTCACCTGCGAGTCTGTTTGCATCAATGGTctgtatgatatttgaatataatTGTAAGTACAATATAACATTGACCGATATCCAGTTCTCTAAACTTTGAATATAAATTGCTGACAGTCTTTCGCTATCTACCCtaatatataatttgaaattatacgtactgttgtatatgtaattatatacttacagataagtttttatatgaaaataccGACCGCTCCTAAAATGCCATAACGGAACACATTAAAGCAGgaattatcagaaaatgtgAGATCAACAAATATAGATACCTTTGCCATAGGCATACGTACCTGGTAAACCAAATGGAATGCTTGCCTATTGGCAATGTAGATGACGGATTTTCTGATTTGCCAAGGTAGACCTTGCCAAAATGTACAAGCCCATGATCGCACACCTTGACAAATTTCCAGTACATATTTGACACAAAAGTGCCCCAGCTGCTCTTTGATAGAACAAAAAGAGAAGCTGCACAGACGACGCCATCTTTAATCATAATGTCGTCAACCTCTAAGTAAACATCAGGTGGCAGGTGTATCCTCATGTCATCGCCTCTTATCGCGGCAGACAGCACATCAGCTCTGCTACCGTTAAGAACACTGCCGTCTGCGTCCACCTCGAACAATATTTCCCATGTTTCACTGCAGTTGGCTTTAACAAAAATGTTTCGCAGCTGTACAACAATATAAGATGCATTGATAAGcattaaacaacaaaattacgTAACATATTGTTTCCAATTTCGACCAAAATTGGACAGAATTAAGAATTGATGAATGCTGAAAATGCACTATAGACCCTTTTGTGGTCTTTTTAGCACGTTTAGTCagaatttaatttaaatagCTTATAAGCTGAATTGATTCTGAAAATGTACACAGTGACCCTACCCCTTACTCATCAGGCCTCCTTGTTCATGGAAGTTTCTTggtcattattttaaaatatttgcgACCAAAAGATATGAGACGTAAAAATAGGTCAATGTGACCTACCTTTTCAgtttttcagtttttgacatTTCTAAATCCGATACCTACTTACCAAAAACTACATAAATAAGGGGACTATGGGTCTAATAATGACATCTAGTGATGTTTGACTTCcttcagttttgaaaaaaaccacccacacaaatacataaataaataggtgaataa contains the following coding sequences:
- the LOC117336610 gene encoding uncharacterized protein LOC117336610, which codes for MGAATANCSETWEILFEVDADGSVLNGSRADVLSAAIRGDDMRIHLPPDVYLEVDDIMIKDGVVCAASLFVLSKSSWGTFVSNMYWKFVKVCDHGLVHFGKVYLGKSENPSSTLPIGKHSIWFTRPLMQTDSQVNPVYCNHANGSSTCGSLYDLFKAAEEGAGIRMLENRSGTSNYIYSADRIELTDDSCGIASQTVWRVGSLLGLSDFSQWYTSPFYWFVVLKSSFGSKEVSRPSIGAGTILTQSFANTCDNNWFADYCWTHSFSHGKNGDETLGSKQELLDMINQGRRVRIVFDSYAMNADNIAINNGIVTAQLLSQVVSSTETQQNVGNVISKLVRISTNGDIFTDLYHRGTSLKAGYDKSTTAAQWFVDTRQWRLVLGTGTSGSAIEGSKLDLAKAVRAGSRLRCIVKLSATERLIVTADNIEVSTDGNVAAQVFRLMEFDDNDTNFIPFWRILILTTNGEMKETRWTIGEHQHRGDNVANHPMDWYVD